The following nucleotide sequence is from Salvia splendens isolate huo1 chromosome 2, SspV2, whole genome shotgun sequence.
AAAGAGAATGGAAGTGTTTAGAAAGAGCTCGTTGACAAGTTGTGGAGCAAAGGAATCTCTATGTGTTTGGTTCTTTCTATTGATCTGTTTATTTTTTGGAAGCAGGATGAGTCAAGAGAATCTCCAAATAGTAGTGTGCAGTCGCCAGAAATCACGTATAAACTTTCATTTACTAACGATGAAGCAAAAGAGAACGTGAAGAGGCTAACGGAGAAGCTATCAGCTGCTCTTGTCAATGTCAGTGCTAAAGAAGAACTTGTCAAGCAGCATGCTAAAGTTGCTGAAGAAGCTGTTGCCGGTGAGCGTTTTTCACAGAGTTTTGTCGCGTTTGTTGCTTAATTTTTCTCTTTAGTTGTTTTAACGACTAATTCGGCATTGCAAGGGTGGGAGAAGGCAGAGAACGAAGTGGCAGCATTGAAGCAGCATCTCGAGGTTGCATTGCAGCAGAATGTGAACCTTGAAGTTAGAGTCACCCATTTCGATGGTGCTCTCAACGAATGCGTCAAACAGCTGAGACAAGGACGAGACTAGCAGGAAAAGAGAATTTCTGATGCCATAGCAGAGGGAAATAGCGAGTGGGAGTCCAAAAAAGTTGAACTCGAGAAGCAAATTGCTCAACTCCAGGCCGGAGCCAAAGCTACAGAACACAGAAATTCTGTTGTTGTTAACGCGAAGTCTTCTAGTTCTCGAGAGTATGGAGAAAGAGAACTTGCTCCTGAAGCAAGAGATGAAGGCTCGCTGCAAGGAGTTAGAAAGCATGATAATCGAAAGGGATTTAAGCATTCAAGCTGCAGAAACTGCTAGCAAGCTGCAGTTGGAGAGTATTAAGGAGGTTGCTAAACTTGAAGCTGAATGTAGAAGACTTCAATCTCTTGCTCGAAAATCGTCTCCCCTGAACAATTTGATTCCCGCCCCGACTTCCCATTTCTATGCTGATTCTTTGACAGATAGTCACTCGGATAGTGGGGAGAGGCTGAATGCAGTAGAGATGGATGCTTGTACGACGAGTGACGTGGGCAGGAACGGGTCAGAACCAAGTTGCTCGGACTTGTTGGCATCAGCCTTGATTGCAGGGCTCGACCAGTTCAAAAATGAGAAACTCTTGCCAAGTCGTCTAACGGCCTGCACTGTTGAATTTGATATGATGGATGATTTTCTCGAGATGGAGCGCCTGGCTGCACTGCCTGATACTAAGAACAGTACACCTCTTACATTGTGTGAATCTGCTTCGGGGGAATCCACTTCCATGGATAATCGTCTGCTTGGAGCTGAGCTCGATTCGACGACTCAACGAGTAGCTGAACTGGAAAAGAAGTTGGAGGAGATGGAAGCTGAGAGGGCTGAACTTGAGGCTGCTTTAGACGAAAGCCAAGGATCGGTCAGGGCAGCTGAAACGAAGTCGGAGGAGCTGCAGAAGGAGCTGAAGGCCGTGAATGAGGCAAAGGAGCTGCTAGAGTCTCAACTGGTTGGATTGGAAGTAGAAGCAAGGACCATGTCAGCAAATGTCGATTTTCTGAATGCAGAAATCCAAGACAAATGGACGTTGTCAGCAGAACTGTCGACCAAGTGTCAAGAATTGGAGACTGAGAGTGTCTTACAGAAGAACTCACCAAATTCAAATGGTGAACTTAAGATAAAACAGGTTAGGGCTGCCTTTGGAGTGTCGAATGCTTCGTTTTTAATGTGGTTCATGCAATGTTTGTTGTAATCTTTTGCTGCAGGAGGATCTAGCCGTGGCTGCTGACAAACTCGCGGAATGTCAGAGGACGATAGCGTCTCTTGGAATGCAGCTCAAGTCTCTGGTTATGCTGGAAGATTTCTTGATAGACACGACCAACGTACCCAACGGGGCATTGCTCTCGAGCATGCCAAAGACTCCTTCTAGCGACGAAACAAGCCATTCTACAACGGCGAGTAGTGATGTGGAGAACGGGAGCAGTGAGGAGTCATTGGCTCTGTCAACCATCCATGTGACTGCTGCCAAGAGCAGGAATGGTTTTGGGAAGTTTTTTGCCCGAAGCAAGAGCGGTGTTGAGCTCAGACATCGGCAAGATTAGGGTTTAAGGTTTAGAGTTTAGGTCGATATCAAAACCTGTTTGATTGATAGTTGCTTTGTGAAAATGTATGGATTGTCAAAAGCTTATTGAGTTCAGATGGTTTCTTGATGTCTGTTGCAAATTGTGGAGTTGTGTATTTTGTCACCGTCGAATTATCGGAATCGTTGCAAATCATATTCAGTCCTTGCTAAGTTGATGCTACGAGAAACCGATTGGCAAAGGTTGGAAGGTTAAGGAGGCTGAAACTGAATGATgaaaagaagaataaagaaattttgttgCAAAAGATGGATTGGAGAAATGATGATAATAAACGGAGGCAGAGTCGTTCACAGACGTCCACACAGTGCAACTCTCTTGATTTTCTTCgttttaattagtgtttaattaatctatttaaattaaacataattataatcataattatgaattaaattacttaaaattttaattaaaccataatcttaaaaaaatttctttcaAGTACATTGTTGGCATTTTCCAATCATGTCAATTATATTGATTGCCATTAATTCAGATGATATTTTTGTCTGTGAGAGGGTAAGTCGAACTGTATATTTACTCATTTCTTTTAATAAATGGCTCTGTTAAGAAAATAGATAATTGGGCAAAACAAATCCCGATTAAGAAAACATCCAACATGAAAGAAATGAATCATTCTCTTCTCATACTTTATTGAGAGTAGTAATATTACTTACGATAATAAATTTTTATGTTGGTTTCCAAACTGCAATTAACTCTTGGAACATCTCTACAACTAGATCTCTGTGTGCATGCCTGAAGAAATCATTCATATCTTCTCCCACATCATATATCTTGCCAAAATCAAGCAAGTACATCAAGCACGCCTTCTTCAGTTTATCAAGCTGGTAGAGCCAAGCTTCTTGTAGTCTTGCGAGCACGTTTCCCGAGTTGATATCCTCTAGCAGGCTCTCTTCACATGTATCCTTCAAGTCAACGATGTCGTACTTGTTTGCTGCGCTCAGCAATGCTAGCCGGTGCTTCCAGAAATCTTCCTGGCTTATCGTCCCATACAGATAACTGAGAAGGGCAGTGCAGGATTCACATGTCATATCTTCAATGTCGATTGTTGAAGACTTTTTCTCCTTGAGATCATGCTGGAACATGCTCAAAAAGACTGGAGAACTAGCAGATAGAATAGCTTTGTGAGCTTGTAGAGATCCATCGGATGAGTTGATGGTGACGTCTGCATGTATCGAATCATCAAGCATGCGACTGAGACATCTGAGAGTGTTTTGGCTTGCTTGGCTTTGCATCACGCCATCACTGGGCCATACAGAACTGCCTTCTCCACCCTGAAGTTAAGGAAGTGAGAGTAAATGAAGCTTTTCAGCATGAATCTAAGTCTAATTTTGCTTCAAGTTCTATTACTAATTATAGTATATGATGCAACAACACTCACATTTATAGGGCAGATCTTAAGGTCCAGAAACTCAACATCAATGACAAAACGTCCTTGGAAGTTAATATCGATAGGGCAAGCAAAGTCATCACTAGAACGAAGTAGTCTCTCATGAACTGCAGGCATAGGATAACAAACATTAAtagtaaaatagaaaattatgcAAGACACACATATGTACACATAGATACAGACATGCCAAATATAATGGATGCAAAATTTTGAACTTTGCAACCACAATGCAGGTGATCGGATCATGGGGGGAGGAGTTCCTTTCTTTATATAAAATCCAAGGGAGTATGACAATACACAATCTATGACATCTTCACCATCCACACTTATTAAGAGCTCAAAAGACTCCACAAATTGGAAAATCACCAGATTACAACTTGATCATTCTGCAGTAAGAACAAGAAAGCATGCTATTGATGAAGACTTCACCATAGGCCAAGAGTGTTGGGAATTTACAGTCAACTTACACTTAAAAGAAAAAGTCCCTGTTTGATGCTACGCATGATCGTAGCAAATAAGTTTCACCATTTCTTTGTTTCTTGCATAATCTCTTTACCCAAAATTTATCTTAAAAACTGATTCTCTTCAATGCACGTTATTTTCAGAAGCTAATTCTACAGCATTAATTTCTTTACCAAAATATTActctatttttttcctttccCAAAAATATGATAGTAATTCAACTGATAGATGCCCCATTTCCAAATCTAACCTAAAACAACGATTATTTACCAAAAAAAGTACTGGATAAATTGAAAAGTTTTTCAAATCTAACCCGTGGTCAAACTATATGTAGGGCGGAAACTGGAATCACACATGGATTATTGACTCAAAAAAACTTTTTGCCTCGAACAAATTGTCTCGATTGATAGTGCAGTTTATAGTTGTTTATTAGGTAAGATTTGAATATCAGTATGCAGTTTTGAGGTTACAATGAGTACATATTCCAGTTTAAAAACCTTGTAGATATTCAATCATCACAAAAACAGAGAAAAGTCAagcaaattcaacaaaaaatactGAAGAGATACACACTGGGAGAAACGTAGGGTCTGCGATTGGAGGGGGAGGTGGAAACACGAATGACGAAGCGAGCATGCGGCGGCTGCTCCTTGGAAACCCGAGACGGCTCGGGGAAAAGCCTGATGTAAAAGGCGCGGTTCTTCTCCACTGATAAATGCCTGAAAATAACCGATCGAGAATTCACGATCGCCTTCAATTATAATACACGTAGATATAGGCACAAATCGGTAGCTTACAGATACCAGTTCCAAATGCCAATTTTGAACGGGTCGGATCTTTTGTACGGGCTGCTTGGCCCGAAACTCTCGATTTTCCACTGCGCCAGCCTTGCTATTGTCTCCACCTTCGTGTCCGCCATTGTTGTGTGAGATCGAAAGAAGCAAGAAAGGAAGCCTGATTTCCAAtctgtgtgagagagagagaaagaaagagagagaggaagcCTGATTTCCAGTGTATGTTAGAGCAGTTTTGACTAAATACTAATTTTCAAGGAAGCAAAGCTTTTTTTAGTTACTAATAGCATCAGCCACGACGGACGTCCACCCGGGAATTCCATGGCTGACATCCGTCATTGTGCGTCCCttccacggatacggaattaCGCAAAGGAATTcacagttccgcggcgttccacggaattccgtgcggacatccgtcattgcgttgacgcccgcagaattccgtgcggaattcccgtttaatgcattaaatgtttttttttctgttcctatatatacatctcgttgaacttcatttcattcgcaccacttgatGTGGGGTGGGCATTATTGAaaggtattttttaatttggtgaaatgtaattttctttttttttattaatgaaatatttttccctatttgtgtccactatttaattccggaaatttcttacttccgaaaattatttaatttgtgaatttgtgattttttttattgtgggaatttCTTCGGGAAttctgcggggaattccgcatgaagtggcagtgcagtggcaagtccgtatgacgtggcatgaggtgtttttggaaattTCGCGGGAAATTCCGCCGAGAATTCGCCCCATAATTATAGGGTTTATTTAGCTTAAAAGAAAAGTTTTAGACAAATccaaatgagaaaaaaaaaagatttgtttttcatttttattgcgATTGATGACACGTTTAAAGAAATGGTCAAAATAATTCATTATTCAAATTGCAACGGTGTACATTTGGTCTATTACAATGTaatccaattaaaattttaaaaaaatttaatttgttaagCCCTTCCCTAGTAAGGCGTGTGTCCGCCAATGGTTGGGTTGGCGTAGCGATGGTGTTTTCGTCCAAGCGCAGGCCTTTGAGAACGATTTTTGCTTGCAATGGAACTGAGACTGCCATGACAATGCACAGTCAGATATTAGGCGTGCTCGAGTAGAGCTGGAACGAATTTGTGAGCGGGAAGGATACGTTTCTTCTTCGAAacccaaactcaaactcaaactccaTCGTCCACAAAGAAGATCCCATGTGACTAACCTATATTTAAATCCAAATCGTGATCAACAATCGTTCTTCATTTACACCGTGGATATAACCCATCAAACCTCCAAACTATTGATTAAATGTCCACATGTACACCGTGAACTATTGATTAAATGTCGACATTTTGGCATATGATATATATATTGATTGGCATTCTGTAGTAGATGGGGATGACTAAAGTAGGCTTCTTAACACAATCTACTACAAATCTACAATTTATACATTACCACATGATCAAGCCTAGTTCTTGAATATACTAGTTTTCGACCACCTTTGCATACAATCAAACATTTCAGCAGACAACGCAGGTGTTGGTACACACACGTAGCAATTAACCAACGCCAACAATCCTTTCTATTTACACGAAAAGCTTCTCCGAAAAGGGCAGCGACGGCGATCAACCAGGTACAAAATAATCCATCTTCTCCACAGACAGGTTCAATACAGAATTTTCAACCTACAACACATGCAAAAGATGTCAATAGATGAAGATGAAACAATCAGTGGTGGAACGAGGAATAGATCACGATTTACTTCATCAAATGGGACAAAGACAAAGGGTGTGAGACCCCTCTTGTGTGAAACTGCAGGGACGTCAGGGTTGTGGGTTTCATCCTCCTGCCACCCTTCCACTACTCCGAGGATGTCATCGTCGGAGCTACTGGCCTCCGCGTCATTCACGCCGCTTGTAACGAGTGATATCAGGTCCATTCTATTGTTGGCGCCTTGTATAGTCCCCCTTAACCTATTTTTAAGGCCATGAATCACAAAGATGGTAAATACAAAgaaatggagtatttttttttttgagatatAGTATGTGTAAACTAAATAATTGGCCAACACCTAAGGGCTGATCAAATGACACAATTCTCTAAACACAACATAAGATTGTTGCTTATAGAATATACTGCTAAAAAATATCGATTACATGGGGttaatacttttaaaaaggtcTTCCAATAATCTACCATCTAGATATTAATCTTCCAGAGCAATATCTAGTTAGAAGGAAAGGAAGGAATGTATAAAGTATAAACAATAATCAAAACACAAAAGCCAAACCTTAACAGTACACTCAAGACCTCTAATTCTTGTTACCATGACTGCGAAGTAAGGTGCTAGACTCGTACTGCCTATGGCTCTAGTGGCAGAGATTCATATATCAGGCAATGTTCCTTGTATGAGAAGATACATTCACGAAACACACAGCAGTTACACGGTCCAACAAATACTCGAGAGATATTCACAATTACTATTAAAAAAACTGTGCCTCCGAAACACACAGCAGTTGtgtaatactactataatttaatatGCTTGGGAATGATATattgaagaataaaaaaatatttgttgcATGGGAGTAGTGGATTTTTGAGTTTTGACAGGAATTTTTTAAGACAATTCTGTTTGAATTTATAAAATAGATTTAACACTTTTTATAGTAAACAAGTTTAATCGAGAACTTATTACACATGTTGAAGGGTTGACATATAAAATGAAGTAGTTTTATCATAGAAGGATCAACCAgcacataaaatatcatttataAGTGGCCGGATGAGAAAGAGTTATAAAATGACCCGCACATAAAATATCAATTATAAAAGAAATAGTTTTCTCAAGAGTTGATAAAAATGCCCTCCATCTTCAAAAACTTAAAAGGGGATGCGCTAAAGGACCTCATGGATGAAGAAGACGAAAAACAGTGTAACAATGAAAATACCTCAAGCGGATTCTTAGAACAGTTGGGCGTAAGCCAGGATACAAAATAGCAGCTTCAACCTGTGAGTGGAACCACAAAATCAGTTATCCAGTAACGAAAAGTTTAACCCCACACACAAACAAATCTTACACCATTAGAATTTAGAAACAATAAGAAGTGATGGAAAAAGTGGCAACTAACCTTATCTTCAGAAAGTGTGTACTGTCCACTGAAAACACTATCAGATCTTGCTGAACGAACATTCATGTATTTTGCAACATCTTTTACTTTTTGTGATGAGTTCTATTAACAAAACCACAACGGTAAGCAGACTCTCCAATAATAAAGCAATTCCGAAATTGCTAAGGTTGGAAAACAACTATTCCTAGATTATGACCTTATATAGGAACCTCCCAGAAGGATAAAATCGCATGTATCGGTAATAGCAAACCTGCAGAATGAAATCATGAGTTTCATTACACAATTACAGAAGTTACAAAAAAATGTGAAATAGGGGAAATCCAAAGCTCTAAACTTAGATTACTTAAGCTACTTTAGTGAAGAGCAGTATAGGACTGCTATCCACTACATCATTGGAATGGTATAGAACAGTATGATCTTACATTTGATATTAGCCATAGATATATATTTATCATCCTTCTCCGACATTATCCTTCCTTTCATAATACTATGACAAATAATTTGATCAAAATCTCAAGGTATTGTTGGCCTTCTATTGAGCAGAAAAGAGAATACGATGAGAAACTAAAACAACTTAAATTAGAAAAAACCATACAATATGCACAGGATTGGTGGTTCTCCACTCTGCAACCCCAGCACGAATGTAGGTATTCCGACTGACATAAAGCCCTGGAAATCAAAATCACAAATTTAAACAAGACTCGATCTAAGACGAACAAGATATAGAAGATTCATAACTTTGGCACTCTTATAACACGCAAAAGAAACTCTAGAACTCGCTAGAGAAATTTTCATTGAACTCTGATTAGCATCATCCAAACCCGCACCCATCCAGATTCCAGATACCATTGATGCCAACACATTGAAAGGTTTGATTAGTTCTTATGCTTAAGGTATGATTAGAatcattttctttcttcttgtGGTAGTGAGGCTGTGCTGTGTCAACAACTGCTCTTTTGCATGGATGGTTTGTTTCTCGTACCCCTAAGCCTAGAGTTTCTTACCTGCGGTTTAAGCATACGGGCAACCCTCAAATTTGGAAGTGTTTCATTGAAAAACACTAATTTTCCCAATCTTATGGAGCAGACGACAGATTTGTGGGAAATTACAAACATGATGTAAAACACAGCAACATAAAGTAACAAACAGAATACTTTACCATCAGTCCGAAGTCTTGGTCTTAAGAGCCACATTTTCCGCCAAACGCCATGATACGTTGATTGGAGAATCTTATAATTTTCCACAATTCCATTTAGCTGCAGtgcaaaaacaaaatataaaaatagaaaaaacacacatcaataaTGAAAAGATAGTTAGTCATTATACAGTTACCTGCCAAGCCCTTAGGCATGCATGTCGCCAGAACACAGGGTTACGAATAGTATATCTCCATTTACGACAGACGCAAGCTGCTCTCCCAAGGGTATAAGGATTCATCCTTGAAAATATCTGTGGGGTATATTAATATTACAATCACAATGTCCTCATTTATTATTAAAAGGGTAAAAAACTCTAGAAACGATGACAAACTACAAAAGACGATCTCCATAATCATCATCACTTAACAAAGACGGGTCTACTTCATAGTAGTAGAGTTATACCTCAAAAAGCAACTCATCAGGCAAGCTGCGGTGTAGAAGTGCTGAATCAACAAATGGTTTGCTCAAGCTACGGAAAGGAGTAACAGGTCTGACATTAACCCCATAAAGATCTGCAGAGCAAGAACATATTGTTTCAGCTGAACTACCAAAGAACTGTCAATCGTGTAAAACAACACAGCACAATTGGCATATGAAATTCATGATTTGTACTAATAAGTGGCATATTAAAATTACAGAGAAACAAAACTTGAGAAAACATTAATTACCAAGCCACGGCCTTTGCGTCACCAGGAATTGAGCAGCTCTCAAACGCGAAGCTGATTCAAGCTCCGCTGCAAGTTTAACCGCAAAATCTGGCAACAAGGAAACTAGCTAACTCAGAATATGCATCCGCTGTGTACAGTGCAACAGAAACAAAAACcagataaactaaaaaaatacacCGAATTTACAATTGCCGACATAATTCGTCTCAAATTCAAATATCATGAAAATGCTAAAACAAATTCGCACCGTAAGATTGGAGCTGCATCAATCGATATCAAAAATCGCTAACGTAAATTTAACTCTCTCAAATTACACTGACAAGATCAAACTCTCCATAAACCACAAATTACAGCGATCATATCCGAAACCAAAATAAATGGCATACGCGGTTATGAAAATTGAAGGTTTATTGAATTCAATTGATGCAAAGACATAATCTTGAGGAAATGAGATGGTGAGTTCTTACCAGAAGTCATTGAATCAAAACCTCTGTTTCTGGAAGTGAGgatagagagagaggagagataaATTACTGGAAGCGAACCAATGAGCTCCGAATTGGGACCCGTTTAATATTTATGGGttacccgacccgacccgacccgatacttagtaaaattataataatagtaataagtCCTTCATCTGtcgcataaaaatatgtgcactatTCATTTTCATCAGTTTCACAAAAAtacgtgcattccattttttaaaagttatatcaattaaataatataggtctcactatccactaattCTACTTCAACTGTCAttcttttcctcttttttactttattaatttatcttaattctcgtgttaTATtcattgctcatatttttatggaatagagagattattattattattattattattcatatttatattatttaacaTTCTAACCTTGTTTAAATTTGTAGCTTAATCTTTTTAGAAACCGAACCTAAGTTACTAAGATCCTTTTCTACTCTCTCCATTTTTTAAAGTagcaactattttcattttggatcattccttaaaaatagaaactttagaatcttttaTTTTGGACATGGACCCAACAATCAACTAACTATACTTTTTCTCttgttctctcttactttactcatttttcttttcatctctcttactttattaatttttcttacttactttaccaattgtgtattaaaattcatgcctcttcaaatgtttctatttttttcaatacagagaaaatataaatttttattatgctttgaaaaagaaaatgcgGTAATGTTTAAAGCTAAAAGggaaattaaatttttgttaACTATATAggtgaattaatttaattactactccatatgCTAAAACGTGCTTCCTCAATGATTTTGCATTACTTTTATTTAGGGTAATTATTACTCCCTAAGTTCTAGGCTAATCAGTTAAGAACAtcagcagtggcggacgtcaAGGCGGAATTTccaccggcgtgcgggaatttcgtggcggacgtccgccattgtgcgtggcatacacggatacggaattccgtcgAGGAATTCACAGTTCTGCGGcgttccgcggggaattccgtgcggactTCCGCTATTGCGTTGACTcgcacggacgtccgcgcggaattcccgtatattgcattaaatggttttttttttcgattcCTGTATATACATCccattgaacttcatttcattcgcaccacttgtattaacgagtatctctctctaaatatacatttctttcgaagaacaatggagcaccacgatagcgattcTCCCGCCTCGAGCGAGTCACCAGCGCCACATTTTCCCATCTGTGGGAGTACGCCGATGTCCACTGCGATGTctcaaatgccggggatgatgcctcAAGCTCAAATGCCACCGGGTATGATGCCCcagtactacaacatgtaccgcAGTGGTATGAGATGGTGCCCCATATGCCCAGGGCGAGTACCggaatgatgccccagatgccggggatgatgatgCCTGGGATGATGCAGGGGTCCCCCGGCAGGGACGGCGACGGGGGAATCCGATGAGTTAGAagcctatttttattttaataatgtaatttttttttagtaattatgtattttttttataatgaagtatgttttttttaaataaagtggttgcattttctccgtattcgtgtcgactatttaattccgtaaatttcttacttcagtaaattgtttaatccgggaaattgtttaatatgtgaatttgtgaattttttttaatatgagaATTCCGTCGGGGGAATTCCGCAGGGGAATtctgccactgtgcagtggaaagtccgtatgacgtggcagtgcagtgggaagtcc
It contains:
- the LOC121760393 gene encoding BTB/POZ domain-containing protein At1g21780-like isoform X1, whose amino-acid sequence is MADTKVETIARLAQWKIESFGPSSPYKRSDPFKIGIWNWYLHLSVEKNRAFYIRLFPEPSRVSKEQPPHARFVIRVSTSPSNRRPYVSPIHERLLRSSDDFACPIDINFQGRFVIDVEFLDLKICPINGGEGSSVWPSDGVMQSQASQNTLRCLSRMLDDSIHADVTINSSDGSLQAHKAILSASSPVFLSMFQHDLKEKKSSTIDIEDMTCESCTALLSYLYGTISQEDFWKHRLALLSAANKYDIVDLKDTCEESLLEDINSGNVLARLQEAWLYQLDKLKKACLMYLLDFGKIYDVGEDMNDFFRHAHRDLVVEMFQELIAVWKPT
- the LOC121760393 gene encoding BTB/POZ domain-containing protein At1g21780-like isoform X2; its protein translation is MADTKVETIARLAQWKIESFGPSSPYKRSDPFKIGIWNWHLSVEKNRAFYIRLFPEPSRVSKEQPPHARFVIRVSTSPSNRRPYVSPIHERLLRSSDDFACPIDINFQGRFVIDVEFLDLKICPINGGEGSSVWPSDGVMQSQASQNTLRCLSRMLDDSIHADVTINSSDGSLQAHKAILSASSPVFLSMFQHDLKEKKSSTIDIEDMTCESCTALLSYLYGTISQEDFWKHRLALLSAANKYDIVDLKDTCEESLLEDINSGNVLARLQEAWLYQLDKLKKACLMYLLDFGKIYDVGEDMNDFFRHAHRDLVVEMFQELIAVWKPT
- the LOC121760403 gene encoding F-box protein 7-like → MTSDFAVKLAAELESASRLRAAQFLVTQRPWLDLYGVNVRPVTPFRSLSKPFVDSALLHRSLPDELLFEIFSRMNPYTLGRAACVCRKWRYTIRNPVFWRHACLRAWQLNGIVENYKILQSTYHGVWRKMWLLRPRLRTDGLYVSRNTYIRAGVAEWRTTNPVHIVCYYRYMRFYPSGRFLYKNSSQKVKDVAKYMNVRSARSDSVFSGQYTLSEDKVEAAILYPGLRPTVLRIRLRLRGTIQGANNRMDLISLVTSGVNDAEASSSDDDILGVVEGWQEDETHNPDVPAVSHKRGLTPFVFVPFDEVENSVLNLSVEKMDYFVPG